The following are encoded together in the Weissella soli genome:
- a CDS encoding site-specific integrase, whose translation MATINYEQYTKKDGTKLWVVKIRYRDDSTGRLKATTRRGFTTKKAAKIAAETLSIELPKVEKSKRYLDSNNMTLDKLFEIWWSSYEHTVEASTARTTKMLFKNHILNSLGSYLVTKLSVPIIQQWINAEMSQYVQYNKFANYLRSLLDLAVSMDIIPINPFHKIKIPHRSINIRTPKSKAWDSEDFIKFINTLMGPYRAQNEMGFTYLWIVAFTGMRRGEALALTWDDIDWDQMTISVNKAVKLSSEGNYVGVPKTVSGNRILRFDNMTYKVLVDWQTRANPEHRFMFSQKSSDKPVNLTRPEKWFHAAEQLANVPHVTGLHTLRHTFATLAIENGFTPKQVQYQLGHSDSAITMDIYTHITRRSSDDIGANFANKIDNKLN comes from the coding sequence ATGGCAACAATTAATTATGAACAATATACAAAAAAAGACGGTACTAAGTTATGGGTTGTAAAAATTCGTTATCGTGACGATTCCACGGGGAGATTAAAAGCTACAACACGACGTGGCTTCACTACAAAAAAAGCTGCTAAAATAGCAGCTGAAACATTATCGATTGAACTTCCAAAGGTTGAAAAATCTAAAAGATATCTAGATTCAAACAATATGACCTTAGATAAACTATTCGAGATCTGGTGGTCCAGTTATGAACATACAGTAGAAGCATCTACCGCTAGAACAACTAAGATGCTCTTCAAAAATCATATTTTGAACTCATTAGGCAGCTACTTAGTGACCAAACTGTCTGTGCCCATCATTCAACAATGGATTAATGCTGAGATGTCTCAGTACGTTCAGTATAACAAATTTGCTAATTACTTGCGATCACTACTCGATTTAGCTGTTTCCATGGACATCATACCAATTAACCCATTTCACAAAATTAAAATACCCCATCGATCAATAAATATTAGAACTCCGAAATCCAAAGCATGGGATTCCGAAGATTTTATAAAATTTATTAATACGTTAATGGGGCCTTACAGAGCTCAAAACGAAATGGGATTCACTTATTTATGGATCGTTGCCTTCACTGGTATGAGACGTGGTGAGGCATTGGCCTTAACATGGGATGATATTGATTGGGATCAAATGACAATATCCGTGAATAAAGCAGTTAAGCTCTCCTCTGAAGGAAATTATGTAGGCGTACCTAAAACTGTCTCTGGTAACCGTATATTAAGATTTGACAATATGACATATAAAGTGCTCGTAGACTGGCAGACTAGGGCTAATCCAGAACATCGTTTCATGTTTTCTCAAAAGAGTTCGGATAAACCAGTTAATCTGACACGACCTGAAAAATGGTTTCATGCCGCTGAACAACTAGCCAATGTTCCCCACGTAACCGGGTTGCATACTTTGCGTCATACATTCGCCACGTTAGCTATCGAGAATGGGTTTACACCTAAACAGGTTCAATATCAGTTAGGACACAGCGATAGTGCAATAACAATGGATATCTATACCCATATAACACGTAGATCATCGGATGATATCGGTGCTAATTTTGCTAACAAAATTGATAATAAACTGAATTAG
- a CDS encoding helix-turn-helix domain-containing protein, whose product MTVFERIKEISKKRGINLKTTAIEAGLSENAIYKWKIQTPATDKLKAVAAVLDVSVDYLLGNTDDMHSNKQDDMPIDLEETLSKLGPAVSFGGKELTDEQKLKFYEMAKLMFGD is encoded by the coding sequence ATGACTGTATTCGAACGTATAAAAGAAATTTCAAAAAAGCGTGGAATCAACCTAAAAACTACCGCCATTGAAGCTGGATTGTCTGAAAATGCTATTTATAAGTGGAAAATCCAAACACCTGCGACAGATAAATTAAAAGCCGTAGCTGCGGTCTTAGACGTATCTGTAGATTACCTGCTAGGCAATACTGATGACATGCACAGCAACAAGCAAGATGATATGCCTATTGATCTGGAAGAAACACTTAGCAAGCTCGGTCCTGCTGTTTCATTTGGTGGTAAAGAACTTACTGATGAACAAAAGTTGAAGTTTTATGAGATGGCTAAATTGATGTTTGGTGATTAG
- a CDS encoding type I restriction endonuclease has protein sequence MDKQEFSTKIKQFSKRIEQFKNTISNEEQTKNSLILPFFSALGYDVFNPMEFIPEFTADVSGIKKGERVDFAIKLDDQVVILVEAKELSAPLDKHTTQINRYFNVVDAKFAIITNGKEYRFYTDLEKENIMDGKPFLTVDLTDIKDSQISELFKFVKDNFDSENITSTASDLKYVSQIKAFFTQAIDSPNDDFVRLVLDEIGYDGVKRQNIIEEFKPMVSRAVQSLISERVNDRLSSALNSTSVTTSEEVVVSSDEAVPEKTENEIVTTADELEVYTITKLILNKILPSDRIFYRDNTTYFNILIDDNNRRWVLRAYFNSSRSWIVLNDQDNTKIEFKQPIDIYEYASKISDIAQNFV, from the coding sequence ATGGATAAGCAAGAATTTTCAACTAAAATAAAGCAATTTTCAAAACGGATTGAACAGTTTAAAAATACAATTTCAAACGAAGAACAAACAAAAAATTCATTGATACTACCCTTCTTCTCGGCTCTTGGATATGATGTTTTTAATCCAATGGAATTCATTCCGGAATTTACAGCTGATGTGTCCGGAATTAAAAAAGGTGAACGCGTGGATTTTGCGATTAAATTAGATGATCAAGTTGTGATCCTAGTTGAGGCGAAAGAACTAAGTGCCCCCCTTGATAAGCATACTACACAAATTAATCGTTATTTTAATGTTGTTGACGCAAAGTTTGCAATCATCACTAATGGTAAAGAGTATCGTTTTTACACGGATCTCGAAAAAGAAAATATAATGGATGGCAAGCCGTTTTTGACGGTTGATCTAACAGATATCAAAGATTCACAAATCAGTGAACTTTTTAAATTTGTAAAAGACAACTTTGATTCAGAAAATATAACCAGTACAGCTTCTGATCTGAAATATGTAAGTCAAATTAAGGCATTTTTTACTCAAGCAATAGATTCACCAAATGATGATTTCGTTAGATTAGTTCTTGATGAGATCGGATACGATGGTGTTAAGCGACAAAATATTATTGAAGAGTTTAAACCTATGGTTTCTAGAGCTGTACAATCCTTAATTAGCGAGCGTGTAAATGATCGACTATCTAGTGCATTGAATTCTACCAGTGTTACGACGTCCGAGGAAGTGGTGGTATCTTCTGACGAGGCAGTACCAGAGAAAACAGAAAACGAAATTGTAACTACCGCGGATGAACTTGAAGTTTATACAATTACGAAACTAATTTTGAATAAGATACTCCCTTCTGACCGTATTTTTTATCGGGACAATACTACATACTTTAATATTTTGATAGATGATAATAATCGTCGCTGGGTACTACGTGCCTACTTTAATTCCTCACGTTCATGGATCGTATTAAATGACCAAGACAACACAAAAATAGAATTCAAACAACCGATAGATATCTATGAATATGCTTCTAAAATTAGCGACATAGCTCAAAACTTTGTATAA
- a CDS encoding ImmA/IrrE family metallo-endopeptidase, producing the protein MNEEDLRDELLALARRQDIEIINIETDDDASPDVAFPFIRKIMMNPNFDTSYAYNFRLAHEIAHVMYADKEALPYYRFSPFFLKEEENSANDHAIELIVNMVYKDVPTEQRNWLDFMNTLGLQSQFESTVKQILYK; encoded by the coding sequence ATGAATGAAGAAGATTTACGAGATGAACTCCTTGCATTAGCAAGACGACAAGATATTGAAATTATTAATATTGAAACAGACGATGATGCATCACCAGACGTTGCTTTTCCTTTCATAAGAAAGATTATGATGAATCCTAACTTTGATACTAGCTACGCCTATAACTTTCGTTTGGCTCATGAAATCGCTCATGTTATGTACGCGGATAAGGAAGCTCTTCCCTACTATCGGTTTTCACCCTTCTTTTTGAAGGAAGAGGAAAACTCCGCTAATGATCATGCAATTGAGTTAATTGTGAATATGGTTTACAAAGACGTACCTACCGAACAACGTAATTGGTTAGACTTCATGAATACACTAGGATTACAATCACAGTTTGAATCCACTGTGAAACAAATTTTATATAAATAA